From Cellulomonas fimi ATCC 484, a single genomic window includes:
- the rimP gene encoding ribosome maturation factor RimP, whose protein sequence is MVAPAPAQRVRQVVEPAVAEVGLLLEDVEVTRAGAHSVVRVVVDVPEDDEGELDLDRVAEVTRAVSDALDAQDVVAGEYTLEVSSPGVSRPLTQRRHFARAVGRSVSVRLVDGGSVSGRLTAVERGAQDADDAVVVVPVTPGLKGRRPKNGAPVRILLADVRDARVEVDLSGLGPVDDDDVAGPRADAAGQES, encoded by the coding sequence ATGGTCGCGCCAGCACCCGCGCAGCGGGTCCGGCAGGTCGTCGAGCCCGCGGTGGCCGAGGTCGGTCTGCTGCTCGAGGACGTCGAGGTGACCAGGGCGGGCGCCCACTCGGTGGTCCGCGTGGTCGTGGACGTCCCCGAGGACGACGAGGGCGAGCTCGACCTGGACCGCGTCGCGGAGGTCACCCGAGCCGTCTCCGACGCCCTCGACGCCCAGGACGTGGTCGCGGGCGAGTACACGCTCGAGGTCTCGAGCCCCGGCGTCTCCCGGCCCCTGACGCAGCGCCGGCACTTCGCGCGCGCCGTCGGGCGCAGCGTGAGCGTGCGGCTCGTCGACGGCGGGTCGGTCTCCGGACGCCTCACGGCCGTGGAGCGCGGGGCGCAGGACGCCGACGACGCGGTCGTGGTCGTCCCGGTCACGCCCGGGCTCAAGGGGCGCCGACCCAAGAACGGCGCCCCGGTCCGGATCCTGCTCGCCGACGTGCGTGACGCGCGCGTCGAGGTGGACCTGAGCGGGCTGGGCCCTGTGGACGACGACGACGTGGCGGGCCCCCGTGCCGACGCCGCCGGACAGGAGAGCTGA
- the nusA gene encoding transcription termination factor NusA, with the protein MDIDMQALRLLEREREISLDVLVAAIEQALLSAYHRTPGSHQRARVEVDRRSGHVTVWAREPAPVGEDGRPVEVDMPEFDDTPDGFGRIATATARQVIVQRLRDAEDDQVLGTFRGKEGEVLGGVIQQGRDPRTVLVDVGGTEAVLPQHEQVPGEEYVHGERLRAYVLEVARGPRGPQVTLSRTHPNLVRRLFALEVPEVADGTVEITAMAREAGHRTKMAVRATVAGVNAKGACIGPMGGRVRAVMAELHGEKIDIVDHSDDPAEMIAHALSPARVVSVTVVDPDARAARVVVPDYQLSLAIGKEGQNARLAAKLTGWRIDIRSDAETGAADESDGARPAPQGGSGQRR; encoded by the coding sequence ATGGACATCGACATGCAGGCGTTGCGGCTGCTCGAGCGTGAGCGGGAGATCAGCCTCGACGTGCTGGTCGCCGCGATCGAGCAGGCGCTGCTGTCCGCGTACCACCGCACGCCGGGCTCGCACCAGCGCGCCCGCGTCGAGGTGGACCGCCGGTCCGGCCACGTGACCGTGTGGGCGCGCGAGCCCGCGCCGGTGGGCGAGGACGGTCGTCCCGTCGAGGTGGACATGCCCGAGTTCGACGACACGCCCGACGGGTTCGGCCGCATCGCGACCGCGACGGCGCGTCAGGTCATCGTGCAGCGGCTGCGCGACGCCGAGGACGACCAGGTGCTCGGCACGTTCCGCGGCAAGGAGGGCGAGGTCCTCGGCGGCGTGATCCAGCAGGGACGGGACCCGCGCACCGTGCTGGTCGACGTCGGCGGCACCGAGGCGGTGCTCCCGCAGCACGAGCAGGTGCCCGGCGAGGAGTACGTGCACGGCGAGCGGCTGCGCGCCTACGTGCTCGAGGTCGCCCGCGGCCCGCGCGGCCCGCAGGTCACGCTGTCGCGCACGCACCCGAACCTCGTGCGCCGGCTGTTCGCGCTCGAGGTCCCGGAGGTCGCCGACGGCACGGTCGAGATCACCGCGATGGCACGCGAGGCGGGCCACCGCACGAAGATGGCGGTCCGGGCGACCGTCGCCGGGGTCAACGCCAAGGGCGCGTGCATCGGCCCGATGGGCGGCCGTGTGCGCGCCGTCATGGCGGAGCTGCACGGCGAGAAGATCGACATCGTCGACCACTCGGACGACCCGGCGGAGATGATCGCGCACGCGCTGTCGCCGGCCCGCGTGGTGTCCGTCACGGTGGTGGACCCGGACGCGCGGGCGGCGCGCGTCGTCGTGCCCGACTACCAGCTGTCGCTGGCGATCGGCAAGGAGGGGCAGAACGCCCGTCTCGCCGCGAAGCTCACGGGCTGGCGCATCGACATCCGCTCGGACGCGGAGACGGGCGCAGCGGACGAGTCGGACGGCGCCCGACCGGCCCCGCAGGGCGGCTCCGGTCAGCGCCGGTGA
- a CDS encoding YlxR family protein, producing the protein MSTAVPGSPELVVDVGRRMPGRGAWLHPDRACLELAERRRAFGRALRVAGPPGTRAVHEHLASTHEQ; encoded by the coding sequence GTGTCCACGGCCGTTCCGGGATCCCCGGAGCTGGTGGTGGACGTCGGTCGCCGGATGCCGGGCAGGGGAGCGTGGCTGCACCCCGATCGTGCATGTCTCGAGCTCGCCGAGCGCCGCAGGGCGTTCGGACGGGCGCTGCGTGTGGCGGGTCCCCCCGGCACACGGGCGGTCCACGAGCACCTGGCGAGCACGCACGAGCAGTGA
- the infB gene encoding translation initiation factor IF-2, translating into MAKVRVYELAKELGVDSKTLMTKLNELGEFVRSASSTIEPPVVRKLRDTYPAGGGAAPSAARPARPAPAAPAPAAPSAPAAPAPAVAAAPAPAAPAPAAPAPAPAAPAPARPAPAPAARPAASAAPAPAPASRPAAGQSRPGGAPTPGARPAPRPAARPGNNPFAPSQGMPRQGGERPSGGGPRPGGPRPGNNPFAPSQGMPRPGDRRPEAPAAAAGDRPGGPRPGGPRPGGPRPNPGMMPGRTSSGVGRPGERPAGAGRPGGGGGGGRGGFGGRPGGGGGAPGAGGGGGFAGRPGGGGRPGGAGRGSTQGAFGRAGGRPVRGRKSKRAKRQEFEAMQAPSLGGVSVPRGNGSTVIRLRHGSSLNDFADKIDANPAALVTVLFHLGEMATATQSLDEDTFGTLAAELGYVVEMVSAEEEDRELLGSFDIDLDAELEAEGDDELRARPPVVTVMGHVDHGKTKLLDAIRSTDVVAGEAGGITQHIGAYQVTKQHEGNDRPITFIDTPGHEAFTAMRARGAQVTDIAILVVAADDGVMPQTIEALNHAQAANVPIVVAVNKVDKEGANPAKIRQQLTEYNLVAEEYGGDTMFVDVSAKQNMGIDELLEAVLLTADASLDLRANPDKDARGVAIEANLDKGRGSVATVLVQSGTLHVGDAIVAGTAHGRVRAMFDEHGNALTEAGPARPVQVLGLASVPSAGDTFLVAPDERTARQIAEKREAAERAALLAKRRKRISLEDFTQALAQGKVETLNLVIKGDVSGAVEALEDALLKIDVGDEVDLRVIHRGVGAITQNDVNLATVDSAIIIGFNVKFAERVEELADREGVDVRFYSVIYQAIDDVEAALKGMLKPEYEEVQLGSAEIREIFRSSKFGNIAGSIVRSGEIRRNSKARVLRGGKVIGDNLTIESLKRFKDDATEVREGYECGIGLGSFNDLQVEDVIETWELREKPRS; encoded by the coding sequence GTGGCCAAGGTCCGCGTCTACGAGCTCGCCAAGGAGCTCGGAGTCGACAGCAAGACCCTCATGACCAAGCTGAACGAGCTCGGTGAGTTCGTCCGCTCGGCGAGCTCGACGATCGAGCCGCCCGTCGTGCGCAAGCTGCGCGACACCTACCCCGCCGGCGGTGGCGCCGCCCCGTCGGCCGCCCGCCCTGCGCGCCCGGCTCCTGCCGCGCCCGCTCCGGCGGCGCCGTCCGCTCCCGCCGCCCCGGCTCCGGCCGTGGCAGCGGCCCCCGCGCCGGCCGCGCCCGCACCGGCGGCTCCCGCCCCGGCTCCGGCCGCTCCGGCACCCGCACGTCCCGCGCCGGCCCCGGCCGCGCGTCCCGCCGCCTCGGCGGCTCCCGCCCCGGCTCCCGCGAGCCGTCCGGCTGCCGGCCAGTCGCGCCCCGGCGGCGCGCCGACGCCCGGCGCACGTCCCGCGCCGCGCCCCGCGGCGCGTCCCGGCAACAACCCGTTCGCGCCCTCGCAGGGCATGCCCCGTCAGGGCGGCGAGCGTCCGTCCGGTGGCGGTCCCCGTCCCGGTGGTCCGCGTCCGGGCAACAACCCGTTCGCGCCCTCGCAGGGCATGCCGCGCCCCGGCGACCGTCGTCCCGAGGCCCCCGCGGCCGCGGCGGGCGACCGTCCCGGTGGTCCGCGTCCGGGCGGTCCGCGTCCCGGCGGGCCGCGCCCGAACCCCGGAATGATGCCGGGCCGCACGTCCAGCGGCGTCGGTCGCCCCGGTGAGCGCCCGGCCGGTGCCGGTCGTCCCGGCGGTGGCGGCGGCGGTGGCCGTGGCGGCTTCGGCGGTCGTCCCGGCGGCGGTGGCGGTGCGCCCGGTGCCGGTGGCGGCGGCGGGTTCGCCGGTCGTCCCGGTGGCGGTGGTCGTCCCGGCGGTGCCGGTCGCGGCTCCACGCAGGGTGCGTTCGGTCGCGCCGGTGGTCGCCCGGTCCGTGGGCGCAAGTCGAAGCGGGCGAAGCGTCAGGAGTTCGAGGCCATGCAGGCCCCGTCGCTCGGTGGCGTCAGCGTCCCGCGCGGCAACGGCTCCACGGTCATCCGGCTGCGGCACGGCTCGTCGCTGAACGACTTCGCGGACAAGATCGACGCGAACCCGGCGGCGCTCGTCACGGTGCTGTTCCACCTGGGTGAGATGGCGACCGCGACGCAGTCGCTCGACGAGGACACGTTCGGCACGCTCGCGGCGGAGCTCGGCTACGTCGTCGAGATGGTCTCGGCCGAGGAGGAGGACCGCGAGCTGCTCGGGTCGTTCGACATCGACCTGGACGCCGAGCTCGAGGCCGAGGGCGACGACGAGCTGCGGGCCCGCCCGCCGGTCGTGACCGTCATGGGTCACGTCGACCACGGCAAGACCAAGCTCCTCGACGCGATCCGGTCCACGGATGTGGTGGCCGGCGAGGCCGGTGGGATCACGCAGCACATCGGTGCCTACCAGGTCACCAAGCAGCACGAGGGCAACGACCGCCCGATCACGTTCATCGACACCCCGGGTCACGAGGCGTTCACCGCCATGCGTGCCCGTGGTGCGCAGGTCACCGACATCGCGATCCTCGTGGTCGCGGCGGACGACGGCGTGATGCCCCAGACGATCGAGGCGCTCAACCACGCGCAGGCCGCCAACGTGCCGATCGTGGTCGCGGTGAACAAGGTGGACAAGGAGGGGGCCAACCCCGCCAAGATCCGCCAGCAGCTCACCGAGTACAACCTCGTGGCCGAGGAGTACGGCGGCGACACCATGTTCGTCGACGTCTCGGCGAAGCAGAACATGGGCATCGACGAGCTCCTCGAGGCCGTGCTCCTCACGGCCGACGCCTCGCTCGACCTGCGGGCCAACCCCGACAAGGACGCGCGCGGTGTCGCGATCGAGGCGAACCTCGACAAGGGTCGTGGCTCCGTCGCGACCGTCCTGGTCCAGTCGGGCACGCTGCACGTCGGGGACGCGATCGTCGCCGGCACGGCCCACGGCCGCGTGCGTGCGATGTTCGACGAGCACGGCAACGCGCTCACCGAGGCGGGCCCCGCCCGTCCGGTGCAGGTGCTCGGCCTCGCGTCGGTGCCGAGCGCGGGCGACACGTTCCTCGTGGCGCCCGACGAGCGCACCGCCCGGCAGATCGCCGAGAAGCGCGAGGCCGCCGAGCGCGCCGCCCTCCTGGCCAAGCGCCGCAAGCGCATCAGCCTCGAGGACTTCACGCAGGCGCTCGCCCAGGGCAAGGTCGAGACGCTCAACCTGGTCATCAAGGGTGACGTGTCGGGTGCCGTCGAGGCGCTCGAGGACGCGCTGCTCAAGATCGACGTGGGCGACGAGGTCGACCTGCGGGTCATCCACCGCGGTGTCGGTGCGATCACGCAGAACGACGTCAACCTGGCCACGGTCGACTCCGCGATCATCATCGGCTTCAACGTGAAGTTCGCGGAGCGGGTCGAGGAGCTGGCGGACCGTGAGGGCGTCGACGTGCGCTTCTACTCGGTCATCTACCAGGCGATCGACGACGTCGAGGCTGCGCTCAAGGGCATGCTCAAGCCGGAGTACGAGGAGGTCCAGCTCGGCTCTGCGGAGATCCGCGAGATCTTCCGCTCGTCGAAGTTCGGCAACATCGCCGGCTCGATCGTCCGCTCGGGCGAGATCCGACGGAACTCCAAGGCCCGCGTGCTGCGCGGCGGCAAGGTCATCGGGGACAACCTCACGATCGAGTCGCTCAAGCGGTTCAAGGACGACGCGACCGAGGTCCGCGAGGGCTACGAGTGCGGTATCGGTCTCGGGTCGTTCAACGACCTGCAGGTCGAGGACGTCATCGAGACCTGGGAGCTGCGCGAGAAGCCTCGCTCCTGA
- the rbfA gene encoding 30S ribosome-binding factor RbfA, producing the protein MADTARARKLAERIQQVVAQMLDTRIKDPRLGFVTVTDVRVTGDLQHADVFYTVYGDDEAREGSAKALESAKGIIRSEVGKQTGIRLTPTLAFHLDAVPETAAHLDAALIEAARRDAEVAALAAAASYAGEADPYRRPADDEDDETDARA; encoded by the coding sequence ATGGCGGACACCGCACGGGCCAGGAAGCTGGCGGAGCGGATCCAGCAGGTCGTCGCCCAGATGCTCGACACCCGCATCAAGGACCCGCGGCTCGGCTTCGTCACGGTCACGGACGTGCGCGTGACGGGCGACCTGCAGCACGCCGACGTCTTCTACACCGTGTACGGCGACGACGAGGCGCGCGAGGGCAGCGCGAAGGCCCTCGAGAGCGCCAAGGGCATCATCCGCTCGGAGGTCGGCAAGCAGACCGGCATCCGGCTGACGCCGACGCTGGCGTTCCACCTGGACGCGGTCCCGGAGACGGCGGCGCACCTCGACGCGGCGCTGATCGAGGCGGCGCGTCGGGACGCCGAGGTCGCGGCGCTGGCCGCGGCGGCGTCCTACGCCGGGGAGGCGGACCCGTACCGCCGGCCCGCGGACGACGAGGACGACGAGACGGACGCGCGGGCCTGA
- a CDS encoding DHA2 family efflux MFS transporter permease subunit, translated as MSATATAPPPSPGAGTTADPTRTPRRTGRPRSRAVPVGVALVAASLPMFMATLDNLVMTTALPVLQVELAASLEQLQWMVNAYTLSFASLMIAAATLGDRWGRRRVFVAGITVFALASVASAMATDAGTLIAARAVQGAGAAAVMPLSLTLLAGAVPAARRAMAIGVWGAVSGLGVALGPVIGGAVVDGIAWQAIFWINVPVAVVAIPLVRRALPESHGHRQPLDLVGLALAGTGVLSTVWAIVRGNDDGWASTRVVGGLLLGTLLLAAFLVRENRTAHPLVPLRLFRVRSFGVANATALLFSVGVFGIVFLLSQYLQVGLGYSPLEAGVRTLPWTAAPMLVAPIAGALAPRVGVRPLLTAGLALQALGLAWQGALVGGDVVYADLVPGLALAGIGMGLTFAPSATAVLADMGADDHGTASSVNATVRELGGALGVAVLVAVFTAADGTLSPTGYTAGLQPAMLAAAAIVGAGALLALLMPRATGRGQAVALH; from the coding sequence GTGTCCGCGACCGCCACCGCACCTCCCCCGAGCCCCGGAGCGGGCACCACCGCGGACCCGACGAGGACCCCGCGGCGCACGGGCCGCCCGCGCTCGCGGGCCGTCCCCGTCGGCGTCGCCCTCGTCGCCGCCTCCCTGCCGATGTTCATGGCCACGCTCGACAACCTCGTCATGACCACGGCGCTGCCCGTCCTGCAGGTCGAGCTCGCCGCGTCGCTCGAGCAGCTCCAGTGGATGGTCAACGCGTACACGCTGTCCTTCGCGAGCCTCATGATCGCCGCCGCCACGCTCGGCGACCGCTGGGGCAGGCGCCGGGTCTTCGTCGCCGGCATCACGGTCTTCGCCCTCGCGTCGGTCGCCTCGGCCATGGCCACCGACGCGGGCACGCTCATCGCGGCCCGTGCCGTCCAGGGCGCCGGCGCGGCCGCGGTCATGCCGCTGTCCCTCACGCTGCTCGCCGGCGCCGTCCCCGCCGCGCGGCGCGCCATGGCGATCGGCGTCTGGGGCGCCGTCTCCGGGCTCGGCGTCGCGCTCGGGCCCGTCATCGGCGGAGCCGTCGTCGACGGCATCGCCTGGCAGGCGATCTTCTGGATCAACGTCCCCGTCGCCGTCGTCGCGATCCCGCTCGTGCGCCGCGCGCTGCCCGAGTCGCACGGGCACCGCCAGCCGCTCGACCTCGTCGGCCTCGCCCTGGCGGGCACCGGCGTCCTGTCGACCGTGTGGGCGATCGTGCGCGGCAACGACGACGGCTGGGCCTCGACGCGCGTCGTCGGCGGGCTCCTGCTCGGCACCCTGCTGCTCGCGGCGTTCCTCGTGCGGGAGAACCGCACCGCCCACCCGCTCGTCCCGCTGCGGCTGTTCCGCGTGCGCTCGTTCGGCGTCGCCAACGCCACGGCGCTGCTGTTCTCCGTCGGCGTCTTCGGCATCGTGTTCCTGCTGTCGCAGTACCTGCAGGTCGGGCTCGGCTACTCCCCGCTCGAGGCGGGCGTCCGCACGCTGCCCTGGACGGCCGCACCCATGCTCGTCGCCCCGATCGCCGGTGCGCTCGCACCCCGCGTCGGCGTACGCCCGCTGCTCACCGCAGGGCTGGCGCTGCAGGCGCTCGGCCTGGCCTGGCAGGGCGCGCTCGTCGGCGGCGACGTCGTCTACGCCGACCTCGTGCCGGGGCTCGCGCTCGCCGGGATCGGCATGGGTCTGACCTTCGCGCCCAGCGCCACGGCCGTCCTGGCCGACATGGGCGCCGACGACCACGGCACGGCCAGCTCGGTCAACGCGACCGTCCGCGAGCTCGGCGGCGCGCTCGGCGTCGCGGTCCTCGTCGCGGTGTTCACCGCCGCCGACGGCACCCTCAGCCCGACGGGCTACACCGCCGGGCTGCAGCCCGCCATGCTCGCGGCGGCCGCGATCGTGGGCGCCGGCGCGCTGCTCGCGCTCCTCATGCCGCGCGCGACCGGTCGGGGCCAGGCGGTCGCCCTGCACTGA
- a CDS encoding TetR/AcrR family transcriptional regulator, with amino-acid sequence MPSTDHATAAPRMTGAERREQILAAARRVFAEGGYAASTDEVARAAGVSQPYVVRLFGSKRELFLETYRQASAQVLATLSSVAPGPDAGKDMGDAYVGLLDDRDLLRLLMHGFIAGGDTEVGVVARHTLGEAFRLFRERTGGTDDDARLFVAQGMLINVLLAVDAHRHVGEDTGMDGLVFCTLQHLTPLS; translated from the coding sequence GTGCCGTCCACCGACCACGCCACCGCCGCGCCGCGGATGACCGGCGCCGAGCGACGCGAGCAGATCCTCGCCGCCGCCCGGCGCGTGTTCGCCGAGGGCGGCTACGCCGCCAGCACCGACGAGGTCGCACGCGCCGCGGGCGTCTCCCAGCCGTACGTCGTGCGCCTGTTCGGCTCGAAGCGCGAGCTGTTCCTCGAGACGTACCGGCAGGCGAGCGCCCAGGTGCTCGCCACGCTGTCCTCCGTGGCGCCCGGTCCCGACGCGGGCAAGGACATGGGGGACGCCTACGTCGGCCTGCTCGACGACCGCGACCTGCTGCGGCTGCTCATGCACGGGTTCATCGCCGGCGGCGACACCGAGGTCGGCGTCGTGGCCCGGCACACCCTCGGCGAGGCGTTCCGGCTGTTCCGCGAGCGCACCGGCGGCACCGACGACGACGCCCGCCTGTTCGTCGCGCAGGGCATGCTCATCAACGTGCTCCTCGCCGTCGACGCCCACCGCCACGTCGGTGAGGACACCGGCATGGACGGGCTCGTCTTCTGCACGCTCCAGCACCTCACCCCGCTGTCGTGA
- the truB gene encoding tRNA pseudouridine(55) synthase TruB, with amino-acid sequence MTREQRPGPRRPTAADGLLVVDKPQGWTSHDVVARTRRLAATRKVGHAGTLDPMATGVLVLGIGRATRLLTYVVGADKEYTATVRLGVATTTDDAEGEVVAVRDASGVSDAGLAAAVAALTGPILQVPSSVSAIKVAGERAYARVRAGEQVELAARPVTVSRFDVHGRRRAVVDGTAVLDVDVTVVCSSGTYVRALARDVGAALGVGGHLTALRRTRVGGFGLDVARTLEQLAAEPEDAPLPVLPLSDAARATFPVRDLAEPEVRALSYGQALAPVDGGPAGTVAAIAPDGTLVALVEDRGGRVRPVLVFAPATA; translated from the coding sequence GTGACCCGCGAGCAGCGCCCCGGCCCTCGCCGTCCCACCGCGGCGGACGGCCTCCTCGTCGTCGACAAGCCGCAGGGGTGGACGAGCCACGACGTCGTCGCCCGCACGCGCCGGCTCGCGGCGACCCGCAAGGTCGGCCACGCCGGCACGCTCGACCCGATGGCGACGGGCGTCCTGGTGCTCGGGATCGGGCGCGCGACCCGGCTGCTCACCTACGTCGTCGGCGCGGACAAGGAGTACACGGCGACCGTCCGGCTGGGCGTCGCGACCACGACCGACGACGCCGAGGGCGAGGTCGTCGCGGTGCGCGACGCGTCCGGGGTGAGCGACGCAGGGCTCGCGGCAGCCGTCGCCGCGCTCACCGGCCCGATCCTGCAGGTGCCCAGCTCGGTGTCGGCGATCAAGGTCGCCGGTGAGCGCGCCTACGCGCGGGTGCGGGCGGGGGAGCAGGTGGAGCTCGCGGCGCGGCCCGTCACGGTGTCGCGGTTCGACGTGCACGGACGCCGGCGCGCGGTCGTCGACGGCACCGCGGTGCTCGACGTCGACGTCACGGTCGTGTGCTCGTCGGGCACGTACGTGCGGGCGCTCGCGCGCGACGTCGGGGCGGCCCTGGGCGTCGGCGGTCACCTGACGGCGCTGCGCCGCACGCGGGTCGGCGGGTTCGGCCTGGACGTCGCCCGCACGCTCGAGCAGCTCGCCGCCGAGCCGGAGGACGCGCCGCTTCCCGTGCTGCCGCTGTCCGACGCCGCGCGGGCGACCTTCCCCGTGCGCGACCTGGCCGAGCCGGAGGTGCGGGCACTCTCGTACGGGCAGGCGCTCGCGCCCGTCGACGGGGGGCCCGCGGGCACGGTCGCGGCGATCGCCCCGGACGGGACGCTCGTCGCCCTGGTCGAGGACCGGGGCGGGCGCGTGCGGCCGGTCCTCGTCTTCGCGCCCGCGACCGCCTGA